In Rhodopirellula islandica, the following proteins share a genomic window:
- a CDS encoding SDR family oxidoreductase gives MNRKAIITGGSTGIGRATAVALAQSGHDVAITYAHSEEDAQRTAKMVQATGRSCVIKHLDLTHPETANPVVDEMADELGGLDVFVNNAGMMVNQTMPDLDVATAQRIFNVNTIGATLAIQRAVHHMLPGGLDGAPKRTPGRIIVVTSVHEAIASPVDTLYTMTKHALGGLVKCLALDLTPLNITVNSVAPGEIATPMNDMDADEANSSPREAIPVRRVGHPDEVAAVINFLAGEQAGFITGARWPIDGGFEAAAPLAATAFREDYLAP, from the coding sequence ATGAATCGCAAAGCAATCATCACCGGCGGCAGCACAGGCATTGGCCGCGCGACCGCTGTCGCCCTGGCTCAATCGGGGCATGACGTTGCAATCACCTACGCTCACAGCGAAGAAGACGCCCAGCGCACTGCCAAAATGGTGCAAGCAACAGGACGTTCGTGCGTGATCAAGCACTTGGATTTGACACATCCCGAAACCGCGAATCCAGTGGTTGATGAGATGGCCGACGAACTGGGTGGTTTGGACGTGTTCGTTAACAATGCCGGCATGATGGTCAACCAGACCATGCCAGATCTGGACGTTGCGACAGCACAGCGAATCTTCAACGTCAACACGATCGGTGCAACCTTGGCGATCCAGCGGGCCGTGCACCACATGTTGCCCGGTGGTTTGGACGGCGCCCCCAAAAGGACGCCTGGACGAATCATCGTCGTCACCAGCGTTCACGAAGCGATCGCCAGTCCAGTCGATACGCTGTACACCATGACCAAGCACGCTCTTGGCGGCCTGGTGAAATGTTTGGCATTGGATCTGACACCGCTCAACATCACGGTGAACTCCGTTGCCCCCGGTGAAATCGCGACACCAATGAACGACATGGATGCCGACGAGGCAAACAGCTCGCCGCGTGAGGCAATTCCCGTCCGCCGAGTCGGTCATCCCGATGAAGTCGCGGCCGTCATCAACTTCTTGGCTGGCGAGCAAGCGGGATTCATCACCGGAGCACGCTGGCCGATCGACGGAGGCTTCGAAGCCGCCGCACCACTCGCTGCCACCGCTTTTCGCGAAGACTACTTGGCTCCCTAG